From the genome of Rhodobacteraceae bacterium Araon29, one region includes:
- a CDS encoding methyltransferase domain-containing protein: MKPDATTIDIYNSKADEYTNLSKDVDQDIRLENFTNTLPAKAHVLDYGCGPGTSAAYFADKGMVTHAFDASQEMVKLASRHPLVKVWQAGFHEFNKIDAYEGVWASFSLLHAPRSDMEGLLIAIHKSLKAGGKFCLSLKLGKGEARDALGRLYTYYQQEELEALLSAAGFTWENYLTGSSKGLDGSTAKWISVFAHA; the protein is encoded by the coding sequence ATGAAGCCAGACGCCACGACAATTGATATCTATAATTCAAAGGCTGATGAATATACAAATCTTTCGAAGGATGTTGATCAAGACATCCGGTTAGAGAATTTCACTAACACATTGCCAGCCAAGGCACACGTCCTTGACTACGGATGTGGACCAGGCACCTCCGCTGCATATTTTGCGGACAAGGGCATGGTCACCCATGCATTTGACGCCTCACAAGAAATGGTAAAATTGGCCAGTCGCCATCCTTTGGTTAAAGTATGGCAAGCGGGATTTCATGAGTTTAATAAAATTGATGCCTATGAAGGTGTCTGGGCAAGCTTTTCTCTTTTGCATGCACCACGCAGCGATATGGAGGGCTTGCTGATTGCAATCCACAAAAGCCTTAAGGCAGGAGGCAAGTTTTGCCTCAGTTTGAAACTGGGAAAAGGCGAAGCGCGTGATGCGCTCGGGCGACTTTACACATACTATCAGCAAGAGGAGCTTGAAGCCTTATTGAGTGCAGCGGGTTTCACATGGGAAAACTATCTCACTGGCAGCAGCAAAGGTTTGGATGGAAGCACTGCAAAATGGATTTCGGTTTTTGCGCATGCCTGA